One stretch of Corynebacterium callunae DSM 20147 DNA includes these proteins:
- a CDS encoding DUF4259 domain-containing protein: MKIWNTGPFDNEEAQEVLEDLREGHLDPAELLPDIGQRHIEEDQGALIIALAHLAAGNQPAEGAAVDVEKLQTPAMKDKLRQCLEAVLIDGTVSALYARWQREGEKLHEWKSRSYVLLK, translated from the coding sequence ATGAAGATTTGGAATACTGGTCCCTTTGATAATGAGGAAGCTCAGGAAGTGTTAGAGGATCTCCGCGAGGGGCACCTGGATCCCGCGGAGCTGCTGCCTGACATCGGCCAGCGGCATATCGAAGAGGACCAGGGAGCTCTGATTATCGCGCTCGCACACCTGGCAGCCGGTAATCAGCCTGCGGAAGGCGCGGCGGTGGACGTCGAAAAGCTTCAGACTCCGGCTATGAAGGATAAGCTGCGCCAATGCCTGGAAGCGGTATTGATTGATGGTACGGTTTCGGCGCTTTATGCGCGCTGGCAGCGCGAGGGCGAGAAGCTCCACGAGTGGAAATCGCGTTCCTACGTGCTCTTAAAATAA
- a CDS encoding FABP family protein, translating into MNLHPNVAPFSFLIGTWSGAGRGYYPTIAGFEYRETVTFSAIPGKPFLRYEQKTQGAHGPMHTELGFFRPVGEGKLEFTLAQPTGQTELLEGAVAEFDGELRFDFEQSTVVNSPAAKEVKSTARFYVLNKERTVLKTRFDMAAAGQQLQQHLESHLEK; encoded by the coding sequence ATGAACCTTCACCCAAATGTTGCGCCATTTTCCTTTTTGATCGGTACTTGGAGCGGTGCTGGCCGTGGATATTATCCGACTATTGCGGGTTTTGAATACCGCGAGACCGTAACTTTTAGTGCGATTCCCGGCAAGCCCTTTTTGCGCTATGAGCAAAAGACGCAGGGTGCACACGGTCCGATGCATACTGAGCTGGGATTTTTCCGTCCTGTGGGGGAGGGCAAGCTGGAATTCACTCTCGCTCAGCCTACGGGCCAAACTGAGCTTTTGGAAGGCGCTGTTGCAGAGTTTGATGGCGAGCTGCGCTTCGATTTTGAGCAGTCCACTGTGGTGAACTCGCCGGCTGCTAAAGAAGTAAAAAGCACTGCGCGTTTTTATGTGTTAAATAAAGAACGCACAGTGCTTAAAACTCGATTTGATATGGCTGCTGCAGGTCAACAATTGCAGCAGCATTTGGAAAGCCACTTAGAAAAGTAG
- the uriH gene encoding uridine-preferring nucleoside hydrolase UriH, producing MSTKIILDCDPGHDDAVAMLLAAGSPEIELLGITTVGGNHTIDKVTHNAQVVATIAGIDATIYPGATRPLVRAVEVAEDIHGDTGMEIHNFELPEPTKQVSDTHAVDFIIDTIMNNEPGTVALVPTGPLTNIALAVRKEPRIAERVKEVVLMGGGYHEGNWTAVAEFNIKIDPEAAHIVFNEKWPLTMVGLDLTHQALATPEVEAKIAVLGTHTADFVVALFAAFRKNYQDAQGFENPPVHDPCAVAYLIDNSVFTTRKAPLDVELTGALTTGMTVADFRSPAPADCTTQVAVKLDFDKFWNLVINAVERIG from the coding sequence ATGAGCACGAAAATTATTCTCGACTGCGATCCTGGCCACGATGATGCAGTAGCTATGCTGCTTGCTGCCGGCAGCCCAGAAATTGAATTGCTGGGCATCACCACTGTGGGCGGCAATCACACCATCGATAAGGTCACCCACAATGCGCAGGTAGTGGCCACTATCGCAGGCATTGATGCCACAATTTACCCCGGTGCTACCCGCCCACTGGTGCGCGCCGTTGAAGTTGCAGAAGACATCCACGGCGATACCGGTATGGAAATCCACAACTTTGAGTTGCCAGAACCCACCAAGCAGGTTTCTGATACCCACGCTGTGGACTTCATCATCGACACCATCATGAACAATGAGCCCGGCACTGTGGCATTGGTTCCTACTGGACCACTGACCAACATCGCACTGGCAGTCCGAAAGGAACCTCGCATCGCTGAGCGCGTGAAGGAAGTTGTGCTCATGGGCGGTGGCTACCACGAGGGCAACTGGACTGCTGTTGCGGAATTTAATATCAAGATTGACCCTGAAGCAGCCCACATTGTTTTTAATGAAAAGTGGCCACTGACCATGGTCGGCCTGGATCTTACCCACCAAGCACTGGCAACCCCTGAGGTGGAGGCCAAGATCGCAGTACTTGGCACTCATACCGCTGATTTTGTGGTTGCGCTATTTGCCGCTTTCCGCAAGAACTACCAAGATGCCCAGGGCTTTGAGAACCCACCAGTGCACGATCCTTGCGCAGTTGCTTACCTCATCGATAATTCAGTGTTCACCACCCGCAAGGCTCCACTTGATGTAGAGCTCACGGGTGCGCTCACCACCGGCATGACCGTTGCAGATTTCCGCTCCCCAGCGCCTGCCGATTGCACCACTCAGGTTGCAGTAAAGCTGGACTTTGATAAGTTCTGGAACTTGGTTATCAACGCCGTCGAGCGAATCGGCTAA
- the uriT gene encoding uridine transporter UriT, whose translation MSLPVQPSKTSAATVVPLMIALLVAVFAFQLNASMLAPALATMETELNATAAQIGMTQTAFFTAAALFSLFLPRWGDLIGRRKVLVGMMIVTGIGCIVAAFAPNVTILFLGRLIQGVAGPTVPLCLIILRQQVTNEKQYALLLGIVTSVNGGIGGVDALAGGWLAETFGFRSIFWVMAAFCAVAALSLPFSVKESTATETPKMDWLGVLPLAVSIGSLLMAFNEAGKLSAANWGLVVALFIIGIAGVVVFYNIEKRVKNPLVSVEYLGQRRTWALLLTTLLTMTGVFAVMNGLLPNLAQDVDNGAGMSAGVVSWWTLTPYALAGLIFGPIAGAMAGKLGYKIVLQIGIVLTIIGVAGATFLVGTDSHLAYLAMSVFVGIAYAGIANIMLNGLGVVLSPADNQGYLPGMNAGAFNLGAGISFAILFAVATSFGDNNGGYAAGMWAGVIILAAAFLCSLMIPRPETIKDTVAAKNLAETSAK comes from the coding sequence ATGTCACTTCCTGTTCAGCCGAGTAAAACCTCGGCCGCCACAGTCGTACCATTGATGATCGCCTTGCTGGTCGCGGTATTCGCCTTCCAGCTCAACGCCTCTATGCTGGCGCCAGCACTGGCCACCATGGAAACTGAACTTAATGCAACAGCTGCCCAAATCGGCATGACGCAGACTGCCTTCTTCACCGCGGCCGCGCTGTTTTCCCTGTTCCTGCCACGGTGGGGCGATCTGATTGGTCGCCGCAAAGTGCTGGTCGGCATGATGATTGTTACCGGTATCGGCTGTATTGTCGCTGCCTTTGCCCCGAATGTGACCATCCTCTTCCTGGGTCGCCTCATCCAAGGTGTTGCTGGTCCAACCGTGCCACTGTGTCTGATTATTCTGCGCCAGCAGGTAACCAATGAAAAGCAATATGCGCTGCTACTCGGAATTGTCACCTCCGTTAACGGTGGTATCGGTGGCGTGGATGCGCTTGCTGGTGGCTGGCTGGCTGAAACGTTTGGTTTCCGTTCCATCTTCTGGGTCATGGCTGCCTTCTGTGCTGTCGCTGCCCTCTCGCTCCCCTTCAGTGTGAAGGAATCCACCGCTACCGAAACTCCTAAGATGGACTGGCTGGGTGTGCTTCCGCTGGCAGTATCCATCGGCTCTCTGCTTATGGCCTTTAATGAGGCAGGCAAGCTCTCCGCAGCTAACTGGGGTCTGGTTGTTGCGCTCTTTATTATCGGCATCGCCGGCGTTGTGGTCTTCTACAACATCGAAAAGCGCGTTAAGAACCCTCTGGTTAGCGTGGAATATTTGGGACAACGTCGCACCTGGGCGCTGCTGCTCACCACGCTTTTGACCATGACTGGTGTCTTTGCGGTGATGAACGGCTTGCTGCCAAACCTGGCGCAAGACGTGGACAATGGCGCTGGCATGTCCGCAGGAGTTGTCTCTTGGTGGACTCTTACTCCCTATGCGCTGGCTGGACTTATTTTTGGACCAATCGCCGGAGCAATGGCTGGAAAGCTCGGCTATAAGATTGTGCTGCAAATCGGCATCGTCTTGACCATCATTGGCGTCGCCGGAGCAACTTTCTTGGTGGGTACCGACTCACACCTGGCTTATTTGGCAATGTCCGTCTTTGTGGGTATCGCTTATGCCGGCATCGCCAATATCATGCTCAACGGCCTTGGCGTGGTTCTCTCCCCTGCAGATAACCAGGGCTACCTCCCAGGAATGAATGCTGGTGCCTTTAACTTGGGTGCTGGAATTTCCTTTGCCATCCTCTTCGCCGTAGCTACCAGCTTTGGTGACAATAATGGCGGATACGCAGCAGGTATGTGGGCTGGCGTGATCATTTTGGCAGCTGCCTTCCTCTGCTCCCTGATGATTCCACGTCCAGAAACCATCAAAGACACCGTGGCGGCTAAAAACCTCGCGGAAACCTCCGCAAAATAG